A genomic segment from Clostridium pasteurianum BC1 encodes:
- the truA gene encoding tRNA pseudouridine(38-40) synthase TruA — translation MRNLKMTIQYDGSKYKGWQKQKYGESTIQYKIENVLSKMTGEDIQIIGCGRTDAGVHAENYIANFHTNSELTVNTMLDYLYEFLPEDIVVKSIEDTAERFHARYNAKSKTYLYRINNNKFRNVFTRKYAYHTDERLNLNEMRNAAEILIGTHDFQSFTNLKPNGKSTIKIINYINILEKEDIIEIEVNGDGFLLNMVRIIVGTLLEVGKGKLKSMDIEKILDKRKREEYGPIAQAKGLYLKNVQY, via the coding sequence ATGAGAAATTTAAAAATGACAATTCAGTATGACGGAAGCAAGTATAAGGGATGGCAAAAACAAAAATATGGTGAGTCAACCATACAATATAAAATAGAAAATGTTTTATCTAAAATGACTGGTGAAGATATTCAAATAATAGGTTGTGGAAGAACTGATGCAGGAGTTCATGCTGAAAATTATATAGCAAATTTTCATACTAATAGTGAGCTTACTGTAAATACTATGCTAGACTATTTATATGAATTTTTACCTGAAGATATAGTAGTAAAATCTATTGAGGATACTGCAGAAAGATTTCATGCCAGATATAATGCTAAATCAAAAACTTATTTATATAGAATAAATAATAATAAATTTAGAAATGTATTTACTAGAAAGTATGCTTACCATACTGATGAGAGGCTTAATTTAAATGAAATGAGAAATGCAGCAGAGATTTTAATTGGAACTCATGATTTTCAGAGTTTTACTAATTTAAAGCCTAATGGTAAATCCACCATTAAAATTATAAATTATATAAACATATTAGAAAAAGAGGATATCATAGAAATAGAAGTAAATGGAGATGGATTTTTACTTAATATGGTTAGAATTATTGTGGGAACTCTTTTGGAGGTGGGTAAAGGGAAGCTTAAATCCATGGATATAGAAAAAATATTAGATAAAAGAAAAAGAGAAGAATACGGTCCAATAGCTCAGGCAAAAGGTTTATATCTAAAAAATGTTCAATATTAG